One stretch of Fictibacillus sp. b24 DNA includes these proteins:
- a CDS encoding GDSL-type esterase/lipase family protein gives MVKYNASYDWLLTAIGDSLTVGVGAPVFGKGYVGRYVGFTEDIFNKQILVNNFAVTGTTSEEILLSLKDKAVRNSIKNSKIILITAGGNDLIQAAFKYVFTHKEEPLYRALEKCKRNLKKIFKVIFKLKKDDKEPFIIRICTLYNPYFKWSKAIEWVNLFNNHIKSYESLPNVRVADLYQVFKGREKELVSFDSVHPNKKGYQVIAVSLFELGFKEIE, from the coding sequence ATGGTTAAATATAATGCTTCTTATGATTGGTTATTAACTGCAATCGGGGATTCCTTAACCGTTGGAGTAGGGGCACCCGTATTTGGAAAAGGCTATGTAGGAAGGTATGTAGGGTTCACTGAAGATATTTTTAATAAACAGATCCTAGTTAATAACTTTGCGGTTACCGGTACAACATCTGAAGAAATTCTCCTTTCCTTAAAAGACAAAGCAGTAAGGAATTCAATAAAAAATTCTAAAATTATCCTAATTACAGCAGGAGGGAACGATCTTATTCAAGCTGCATTTAAATATGTGTTTACACACAAAGAAGAACCTTTGTATCGTGCACTTGAAAAATGCAAAAGAAACTTAAAAAAAATCTTCAAGGTTATCTTTAAATTGAAAAAAGATGATAAAGAACCTTTTATCATTCGAATATGTACGCTTTATAATCCATATTTTAAATGGAGTAAAGCAATTGAATGGGTAAACTTGTTCAATAACCATATTAAAAGTTATGAGTCGTTGCCGAATGTTAGAGTGGCTGATCTTTATCAGGTTTTTAAAGGGAGAGAGAAAGAGCTTGTTTCCTTTGACAGTGTTCATCCGAACAAAAAAGGGTACCAAGTGATAGCTGTTTCATTGTTTGAGCTTGGTTTTAAAGAGATTGAATAA
- a CDS encoding phospholipase D-like domain-containing protein codes for MKWKKSISAFVLMTSVFSFNSHHEQVGAAGTVEGPVISEIAWMGTTIDANDEWIELYNPTDQTIQLDGWTLKSADGTPSIQLSGSINPGDTFLLERTDDSTVPGVTADQIFTGALSNTGESLQLLDSSNGISDAVSKWYAGDAASRATMEKKNLSTSGDDIQNWKTATASYDAGFGTPGNIQGTSNGQAEQLNNVSNDVGAINVYFNKSALTQFATPGNAANYNINLENRLLSRINSATSSIDIATYEINLPNIVNALIEKASAGVSVRMLADSKPLSDAEHDARYELMKIYLEKLARGKDGVVNTADDVHIFSDSIIFAVEDKAKRTEYNLPSDGFNDFTQRTVTVGSQSQTGHMLVDGEEKETNAYYSPDTQMHNKFVVVDGQWVFTGSWNFTTTGLYGTDENRSNGILDGNSNHSIELHSNELSSTYKTEFDEMWGSGGTQPNAAVSNFGSRKTDNTPHQVTVGGKTVEVYFSPGDNAVPKMNETLEQSAHQNTYFSIFAWSDQALVDTLKVKWEGSPNDLEGTKTGFDIKGVFDDSFWNMWWSASIDMTGRTATQTSTNNPNTRWKNPAPVFMDKESRKLHHKYFIIDADTSSDPLVITGSTNWSTNGNDVNDENALWIHDLALTNQFKQEFMARYEQAGGTIN; via the coding sequence ATGAAATGGAAAAAAAGTATTTCCGCGTTTGTTTTGATGACTTCTGTTTTCTCTTTCAACTCACACCATGAACAAGTTGGTGCTGCCGGAACAGTTGAAGGACCTGTTATCTCTGAAATTGCCTGGATGGGGACAACGATAGATGCGAATGATGAATGGATTGAACTTTACAATCCTACAGATCAAACTATTCAACTTGATGGATGGACGTTAAAATCAGCAGATGGCACTCCTTCTATTCAGCTTAGCGGTTCAATCAACCCGGGTGATACCTTTTTACTGGAACGAACTGACGATTCAACAGTACCTGGTGTTACAGCAGATCAAATTTTCACAGGCGCTCTATCAAACACAGGAGAAAGTCTTCAGCTTCTAGATTCATCAAATGGAATAAGTGATGCTGTTTCCAAGTGGTATGCAGGAGATGCTGCTTCTCGAGCAACAATGGAGAAGAAAAACCTCTCGACCAGCGGAGATGACATTCAGAACTGGAAAACAGCAACAGCTAGCTACGATGCAGGATTCGGAACACCCGGGAACATCCAGGGCACATCAAACGGACAAGCAGAACAATTGAACAATGTTAGTAATGATGTTGGAGCGATCAATGTTTATTTTAATAAAAGTGCCTTAACACAATTCGCGACACCTGGTAACGCGGCCAATTATAATATTAATCTTGAAAACAGATTGTTAAGTAGAATTAATTCAGCTACAAGTTCTATCGATATTGCAACATATGAGATCAACCTTCCTAACATCGTAAACGCATTAATAGAAAAAGCATCTGCAGGGGTTTCAGTACGAATGTTAGCTGACTCAAAACCATTATCTGATGCAGAACATGATGCTCGATATGAGCTTATGAAAATATATCTAGAAAAATTAGCAAGAGGAAAAGATGGTGTAGTGAATACAGCGGATGATGTACACATTTTTTCAGACTCTATTATTTTTGCTGTAGAAGACAAGGCTAAAAGAACAGAATATAACCTTCCTTCAGATGGATTCAACGATTTTACACAACGCACAGTTACTGTAGGCAGTCAAAGTCAGACTGGACACATGCTAGTGGACGGTGAGGAAAAAGAAACAAACGCTTATTATTCTCCTGATACTCAAATGCACAATAAGTTTGTTGTTGTTGACGGGCAATGGGTCTTTACAGGCAGTTGGAATTTCACAACGACCGGACTATATGGGACAGATGAAAACAGGTCAAATGGAATACTAGACGGTAATTCTAATCATTCAATCGAGCTTCATTCAAATGAACTTTCAAGTACTTACAAAACAGAGTTTGATGAAATGTGGGGAAGCGGAGGTACGCAGCCTAATGCAGCTGTATCAAACTTCGGATCGCGGAAAACAGATAATACACCTCACCAAGTTACAGTTGGCGGTAAGACTGTAGAAGTTTATTTTTCACCTGGAGACAACGCCGTTCCAAAGATGAATGAAACACTTGAACAATCTGCTCACCAAAATACGTATTTCAGCATTTTTGCTTGGTCAGATCAAGCTTTAGTTGACACACTTAAAGTGAAGTGGGAAGGTTCCCCTAACGATTTAGAAGGAACGAAAACGGGTTTTGATATAAAAGGTGTTTTTGATGATTCATTTTGGAACATGTGGTGGTCTGCTTCCATTGACATGACAGGCAGAACCGCTACACAAACGAGCACTAATAATCCGAACACACGCTGGAAAAATCCAGCTCCTGTATTTATGGATAAAGAATCCAGAAAGCTGCACCACAAATATTTTATCATTGATGCTGATACTTCAAGTGACCCGCTTGTTATCACAGGCTCTACAAACTGGAGTACAAACGGCAATGATGTAAATGACGAAAATGCGCTATGGATTCATGACTTAGCTCTAACAAATCAATTTAAACAAGAATTTATGGCAAGATATGAACAGGCTGGCGGAACAATTAATTAA
- a CDS encoding kinase-associated lipoprotein B → MTETEKLVLASYKTGQYIGKAEDERNQMVLVHVLAVKSHPRQGDLHHPKQADVPFFQERRALSYGEKTWVPVHTVKEYTGDLPAYKDSLKSALIGYIEKLEEDNSEWAKRSLQCLYELKKDYKLD, encoded by the coding sequence ATGACTGAAACAGAAAAGTTAGTACTCGCAAGCTATAAAACAGGGCAATATATAGGAAAAGCAGAAGATGAAAGAAATCAGATGGTACTAGTCCATGTTTTAGCGGTAAAGTCACACCCACGGCAAGGTGATCTGCATCATCCTAAACAAGCTGACGTTCCTTTTTTTCAAGAAAGAAGAGCATTAAGTTATGGTGAGAAAACATGGGTGCCCGTCCATACAGTGAAGGAGTATACCGGTGACCTTCCAGCTTATAAAGACTCATTAAAAAGTGCTCTGATTGGATACATAGAAAAATTAGAAGAAGACAATAGTGAATGGGCAAAGCGTTCTTTACAGTGCCTATATGAGCTTAAAAAAGATTATAAATTAGATTAA
- the dat gene encoding D-amino-acid transaminase, with product MENSYVLYHDQIIKSGSIPVDPEDRGYLFGDGIYEVVFVYNRKPFGFDEHFERFEQSAQKLELSMPYDITMFKQLTDELISKNNVVNGMVYIQMTRGVAPRNHLYERNMQSVVTGFAKPVSLDSIAASQSNGIQTYLTEDIRWLRCDIKSLNLLGNVMAKRKAADYDCQEAIQHRDGTVTEGSSSNVFIVKDGTLKTHPATNLILNGITRQLVLKIAQEIGVPFSEAAFSVEELLNADEVFITSTTMEVTPVIKLLGTKDQTYQIGPVTTKLQKNFKQVIEKKTSALKS from the coding sequence ATGGAAAATTCATATGTTTTATATCACGATCAAATTATTAAAAGTGGTTCTATTCCAGTAGATCCTGAAGACAGAGGTTACCTTTTTGGTGACGGCATCTATGAAGTTGTTTTTGTCTATAACCGAAAACCTTTTGGATTTGATGAGCATTTTGAAAGGTTTGAGCAAAGCGCTCAAAAGTTAGAACTTTCTATGCCGTATGATATCACAATGTTTAAGCAATTAACGGATGAACTGATCAGCAAGAACAATGTTGTGAACGGAATGGTCTATATCCAAATGACTCGTGGAGTTGCACCGCGAAATCACCTATATGAACGGAATATGCAAAGTGTTGTTACTGGTTTTGCAAAACCTGTTTCATTAGATTCAATTGCTGCCTCGCAATCAAACGGAATTCAGACGTACTTGACAGAAGATATCAGATGGCTTCGCTGTGACATTAAAAGCTTAAACCTGCTTGGAAATGTAATGGCTAAACGGAAAGCAGCTGATTATGATTGCCAAGAAGCGATTCAGCATAGAGATGGAACAGTTACAGAAGGTTCCTCATCTAACGTGTTTATTGTTAAGGATGGTACACTTAAAACACATCCTGCAACGAACCTGATCTTAAATGGAATCACAAGACAACTCGTGTTAAAGATTGCACAGGAGATTGGAGTTCCTTTCTCAGAAGCAGCTTTTTCTGTTGAAGAACTACTGAATGCTGATGAAGTTTTTATCACAAGTACAACCATGGAAGTCACACCTGTTATTAAATTGTTAGGTACGAAGGATCAAACTTACCAAATTGGTCCTGTCACAACAAAACTTCAAAAAAACTTTAAGCAAGTAATTGAAAAGAAAACATCTGCATTAAAATCTTAG
- a CDS encoding DUF502 domain-containing protein: MKTLLKYFINGLLTILPIVLAVYIIYKIFGFLDSILGNLLKDVLKEDYIPGIGLITTIVLITVLGWMSTQYISGKIFRLIDRILEKTPFVKTVYTVIKDTIHSLFGEKRSFSTVVLIEYPELNMKSVGFITTDDVSSLSDELSDHVAVYIPQTFQIAGFTFLVPKDKVKVLDIKPEDAMKFLLSGGVATK; this comes from the coding sequence ATGAAAACATTACTTAAATACTTTATTAATGGATTGTTGACGATCCTTCCGATTGTATTGGCCGTATATATCATCTATAAAATCTTTGGATTTCTCGATAGCATTCTTGGCAATTTATTAAAGGATGTCTTAAAAGAAGACTATATACCGGGAATCGGGCTTATTACAACCATTGTTCTGATCACCGTTCTAGGGTGGATGTCAACACAATATATCTCTGGGAAAATATTCAGACTCATTGATCGAATCTTAGAAAAAACGCCTTTTGTCAAAACCGTTTATACGGTAATCAAAGATACTATTCATTCTCTTTTTGGTGAAAAACGATCTTTTTCTACCGTTGTTCTTATCGAATATCCAGAGCTAAATATGAAAAGTGTGGGATTTATTACAACAGATGATGTAAGCAGCTTAAGTGATGAATTGTCAGACCACGTTGCTGTCTATATCCCCCAAACTTTTCAAATCGCTGGATTCACGTTCTTAGTTCCTAAAGATAAAGTCAAAGTTCTTGATATCAAACCAGAGGACGCTATGAAGTTTTTATTATCTGGCGGAGTCGCAACAAAATAA
- the nadE gene encoding ammonia-dependent NAD(+) synthetase encodes MVLQQQIIKELQVEPEINAKSEIQARVQFLKDYVRKSGTKGYVLGISGGQDSSLAGKLAQIAMKELRDETNEDYKFVAVRLPYGVQKDEEDAQRALKFIDPDVSLTVNIKPAVDASVNSFMEATDKELTNFLKGNTKARERMKVQYDIAGAYQCLVIGTDHAAEAITGFFTKHGDGACDIVPLYGLNKRQGRELLKELGAEERIYLKVPTADLEDDKPLIPDETALGVTYEEIDDYLEGKEISATSKEKIEKRYLQTMHKRNHPASIHDTWWK; translated from the coding sequence TTGGTACTTCAACAACAGATCATTAAAGAATTACAAGTAGAACCTGAAATTAATGCAAAAAGTGAAATTCAAGCTAGAGTTCAATTTCTAAAAGATTATGTAAGGAAATCTGGTACAAAAGGTTATGTTCTAGGCATTAGCGGCGGACAAGACTCGAGCTTAGCTGGTAAATTAGCTCAGATAGCCATGAAAGAGCTGCGGGATGAAACCAATGAGGACTATAAATTCGTAGCTGTCAGACTTCCATATGGTGTTCAAAAAGATGAAGAAGATGCCCAACGCGCGCTAAAATTTATTGATCCAGATGTTTCTCTTACTGTAAATATAAAACCAGCAGTAGATGCTTCAGTAAACTCTTTTATGGAAGCAACGGATAAGGAGCTTACTAACTTTCTAAAAGGAAATACGAAGGCACGCGAAAGAATGAAAGTTCAGTATGATATTGCAGGAGCATACCAATGTCTTGTTATTGGTACCGATCATGCAGCTGAAGCAATCACAGGCTTTTTCACAAAACACGGTGATGGTGCTTGTGATATTGTACCTTTGTATGGATTAAATAAGAGACAGGGAAGAGAGCTGCTAAAAGAATTAGGTGCTGAAGAACGCATCTATTTAAAAGTTCCTACAGCTGATTTAGAAGACGATAAACCGCTAATCCCTGATGAAACAGCACTTGGAGTTACGTATGAAGAGATTGATGATTACTTAGAAGGAAAAGAAATCTCTGCTACTTCAAAAGAAAAAATTGAAAAGAGATACTTACAAACCATGCATAAAAGAAACCATCCTGCATCCATCCATGATACTTGGTGGAAGTAA
- a CDS encoding DUF2515 family protein: protein MNSSKRILTKFTLIPIHFLLQPFSLLSRKKVLWELSSEQKVQLQFQWKRIMKHRNSVRISFQNNKELIQKIKYKTKLKNKDNITRTTAYLSFFKKHPEIQWAFLAHMVSRNAGYFMTDLKGEFLPHILDGVFAENLYTMLEKGNSMIFEDAYPQLLLYEESKMKGMSLFYLCHFFNVSPFMEGVWELYFQGDHSPLLPIAQIINEQSHIENHLVQTAEYQQLLKHLTYRIQEWLQLSQILFPVLPLKNSVGKNMYNFESLNARIELGQNLYHILFHPKHFHNTYTFALKTPHTGSRNDYDRSVFTLKDDPHKKKYPIEKLSFFKTKKNQKIYSPHLYDVWKQNYHGPFFKSNWFSEQDFSIEKIRLVKMKSVPISLSYWAGLHKLESAFLLKHYYRLIKKK from the coding sequence TTGAATTCTTCTAAGAGGATACTAACAAAATTTACACTCATTCCAATCCATTTCTTACTTCAGCCCTTTTCTTTATTAAGTAGAAAAAAAGTGTTATGGGAGCTGAGTTCAGAGCAAAAAGTGCAGCTTCAATTTCAATGGAAACGAATTATGAAACACAGAAATAGCGTAAGAATCAGTTTTCAAAACAATAAAGAATTAATACAAAAAATCAAATACAAAACAAAATTAAAAAATAAGGACAACATTACAAGAACAACTGCATATTTATCATTTTTCAAGAAACATCCTGAAATACAATGGGCATTTTTAGCTCATATGGTTTCAAGGAATGCAGGTTACTTTATGACTGATCTAAAAGGAGAATTCTTGCCTCACATCCTTGACGGTGTATTTGCGGAGAATTTATATACAATGTTAGAAAAGGGAAACAGTATGATATTCGAAGACGCATACCCTCAATTGCTTTTGTATGAAGAAAGTAAGATGAAGGGAATGTCGTTATTTTACCTTTGTCATTTTTTTAATGTATCTCCATTTATGGAAGGGGTTTGGGAATTGTATTTTCAAGGAGATCATAGCCCGCTGCTACCCATCGCACAAATTATAAACGAACAAAGTCACATCGAAAACCACCTTGTCCAAACAGCGGAATATCAGCAGTTATTAAAGCATTTGACTTATCGTATCCAAGAATGGCTTCAGCTTTCTCAAATTTTGTTTCCTGTACTTCCGTTAAAGAATTCAGTTGGTAAGAATATGTACAATTTTGAAAGCCTTAACGCAAGAATTGAATTAGGCCAGAATTTATACCACATCCTCTTTCATCCTAAACATTTTCATAACACCTATACGTTTGCTCTTAAAACTCCTCACACTGGATCTCGAAACGATTATGACAGAAGTGTTTTCACTCTAAAGGATGATCCACATAAAAAGAAATATCCGATAGAAAAACTTTCTTTCTTTAAAACGAAAAAAAACCAAAAAATATACAGCCCACATCTTTATGATGTTTGGAAGCAAAATTATCATGGACCTTTTTTCAAGTCGAACTGGTTTTCAGAACAAGACTTCTCGATTGAAAAGATAAGGTTAGTAAAAATGAAATCCGTTCCAATCTCGTTGTCTTATTGGGCGGGACTTCACAAATTAGAATCTGCTTTTCTTTTGAAACACTATTATCGTCTAATCAAAAAAAAATAG